In Fusarium musae strain F31 chromosome 7, whole genome shotgun sequence, a single window of DNA contains:
- a CDS encoding hypothetical protein (EggNog:ENOG41): protein MGSAGSKSVKFNPDTDIPSLNGKVILVTGGNSGLGKESILQFAKHDPKEIWLGARSEAKAREAISDIKAQVPNAPIKFVKIDLASFKSIREAAKLFTQESDRLDVLLLNGGIMSVPPGTTDDGYEIQFGTNHMGHALLTKLLLPTLLRTADKGNDVRVTVLASSAHQYAPPEGIRFDTLKSQALQMGTITRYGQSKLANALFAKELARRYPQLMTASLQPGLVTTNLANTMSDNSWIMRLAWKVTAFFIGVDVPTGTLNQLWASTSKNVVSGTYYEPIGRTGLGKSHTNDSALAAKLWDWTEKELEREKL from the coding sequence ATGGGCTCCGCAGGAAGCAAAAGCGTCAAGTTCAACCCTGACACCGACATCCCTTCACTAAATGGCAAAGTCATCCTGGTGACCGGTGGAAACAGCGGTCTTGGAAAGGAGTCTATTCTTCAGTTTGCCAAGCATGACCCAAAAGAGATTTGGCTAGGAGCCCGCTCCGAAGCAAAGGCCAGGGAAGCCATCAGCGACATCAAAGCGCAGGTCCCCAATGCCCCAATCAAATTCGTCAAGATAGATCTCGCTTCTTTCAAGTCGATCCGCGAGGCAGCCAAATTGTTCACCCAGGAATCGGATCGTCTTGATGTCCTTCTCCTTAATGGAGGCATCATGTCTGTGCCGCCTGGGACAACCGACGACGGGTATGAGATACAATTCGGCACGAATCACATGGGCCACGCACTTCTgaccaagctcctcctcccaaCACTCCTCCGAACCGCCGACAAGGGCAATGATGTGCGTGTCACCGTCCTTGCTTCATCTGCTCACCAGTATGCACCCCCCGAGGGCATCAGGTTCGACACGCTCAAGTCTCAGGCTCTACAAATGGGCACCATCACACGCTATGGACAAAGCAAGCTCGCCAATGCCTTATTCGCCAAGGAGCTCGCCAGACGCTATCCCCAGCTCATGACTGCCTCGCTTCAGCCCGGTTTGGTGACCACCAACCTGGCCAACACCATGAGCGACAACAGCTGGATAATGCGCCTGGCGTGGAAGGTGACGGCTTTCTTCATCGGTGTAGATGTTCCTACAGGCACGTTGAACCAGCTGTGGGCCTCAACGTCTAAGAATGTCGTCTCGGGCACGTACTATGAGCCAATCGGTCGAACAGGGCTGGGTAAGTCGCATACCAATGACAGTGCGCTTGCTGCTAAGCTGTGGGATTGGACggagaaggagcttgagagaGAGAAGCTCTGA
- a CDS encoding hypothetical protein (EggNog:ENOG41): MASNTARTLHASDRAKMQLGNNHNNFHNTYNITYNATDLTAEIEDETSDEAVDLTEEIIDLTQVTSDPHMGSKRAQDWDSDDHESKRLKFPDDTSESSSESGYDGGDSVDEDEDCEDGEDYVGLSTEDEGEENSDEEYE, from the exons ATGGCGTCCAATACAGCACGCACCCTCCACGCTTCCGACCGTGCAAAGATGCAGTTAGGCAATAATCACAATAATTTTCACAATACTTATAACATTACTTATAATGCTACCGACCTCACGGCCG AAATCGAGGACGAAACATCAGACGAGGCCGTCGACCTCACCGAGGAGATCATTGATCTTACGCAGG TTACATCAGACCCACATATGGGTAGCAAGCGGGCTCAAGATTGGGACAGCGATGACCACGAGAGCAAACGTCTGAAGTTTCCCGACGACACGAGTGAGTCTTCAAGCGAGTCTGGTTACGATGGCGGAGATAgcgttgatgaggatgaggactgTGAAGACGGCGAAGACTATGTTGGCCTGTCCACCGAGGATGAAGGCGAGGAAAATAGCGACGAGGAATACGAGTAA
- the CFD1 gene encoding cytosolic Fe-S cluster assembly factor cfd1: protein MLPYAARFKLLLTKQVLSGKGGVGKSSVTTQLALSLASAGHSVGILDVDLTGPSIPRMLSIEESKVTQVPGGWAPVLVHEGDSSKGLGSLHAMSLGFLLPKRGDAVVWRGPKKTAMIRQFLKDVLWDETDFLLIDTPPGTSDEHISLAETLQKDAQPGQVAGAVVVTTPQAVATADVRKELNFCTKTNIRVLGVVENMSGYVCPHCSECTDIFGSGGGKSMAEEFGVPFLGSVPMDAQFISLVEEGRRPTYPSGTTVNGKDISGTNGEGEGGSLVDKYRDCSLFHVFGDITEKVMTNVAN, encoded by the coding sequence ATGCTACCCTACGCCGCTCGCTTCAAGCTGTTACTCACAAAACAGGTCCTCTCAGGCAAAGGAGGAGTAGGCAAATCATCAGTCACAACACAATTAGCACTGTCGCTCGCTTCAGCCGGTCACTCTGTCGGCATTCTCGACGTCGATTTAACCGGCCCTTCAATCCCCCGCATGCTCTCAATCGAAGAGTCAAAAGTCACACAAGTACCAGGAGGATGGGCGCCAGTATTAGTCCATGAAGGAGACTCATCCAAAGGCCTCGGGTCTCTACACGCGATGAGTCTAGGCTTTCTCCTCCCGAAGCGAGGCGATGCCGTTGTTTGGCGAGGACCAAAGAAAACAGCAATGATTCGGCAATTCCTCAAAGACGTACTCTGGGACGAGACCGACTTTCTACTCATCGACACACCACCCGGAACAAGCGACGAGCATATATCCCTCGCGGAAACGCTGCAAAAAGACGCACAGCCGGGCCAGGTCGCGGGCGCAGTGGTGGTGACGACACCCCAAGCCGTAGCGACAGCGGATGTACGAAAAGAGCTCAACTTCtgcaccaagaccaacataCGGGTATTGGGAGTCGTGGAAAACATGAGCGGCTACGTGTGTCCGCACTGCAGCGAGTGCACAGACATATTCGGATCTGGGGGAGGGAAGAGCATGGCGGAGGAATTTGGGGTGCCGTTCCTGGGGAGTGTTCCTATGGATGCGCAGTTCATTTCTCTGGTTGAGGAAGGTAGACGACCGACATACCCGTCTGGTACGACGGTGAATGGGAAGGATATTTCGGGGACAAACGGTGagggggagggagggagcttGGTCGATAAGTACCGGGATTGTTCACTGTTTCATGTATTTGGAGATATCACAGAAAAGGTCATGACAAACGTGGCTAATTGA
- a CDS encoding hypothetical protein (BUSCO:EOG09263LNF): MTSVPYNCTFSPASATPHLTINHDVAADLDSTNAFEGPEKLLEVWFAPSPTTLPPTAPVNGLKAVPADTWVPMLDMVNCKVLSVLESEMMDAYLLSESSMFVFPHKIILKTCGTTTLLLGLQRMLHIAAKHGFPFHNANSADDIQAAATPYRVFYSRKNFLFPEKQQGPHRSWKQEVKYLDDMFDGGSAYMVGKMNGDHWYLYLTSPNQQALTPPRTPGEVEGTKIPVGTSFNGLPSSYHDETLEILMTDLDPENAKQFYLSHASAVASDKMAAEAKDARKEAINSLGGLAETVDEVDVFANDDDDTMLDSIEALTTEGHALGTVVSESCGLSSVYPTSKYPDARVDAYLFSPCGFSANGVVPPEAGKGEHYFTVHVTPEPQCSFASFETNVPGGQSGRTTTEIIEHVVDIFKPGRFSVTLFEAKGAAQNPYCMGDDDSNNWAAKRLVDPVRGYRRIDRIVHDFEDYDLVFRFYEREGWAGTKSARVGEPVSPTK, encoded by the coding sequence ATGACCTCCGTCCCGTACAACTGCACCTTTTCGCCCGCCTCGGCTACTCCTCATCTCACCATCAACCATGATGTAGCCGCCGACCTCGACTCGACCAACGCTTTTGAGGGTCccgagaagcttctcgaggtTTGGTTCGCTCCTAGTCCGACGACTCTGCCTCCTACTGCTCCTGTCAACGGCCTCAAGGCTGTTCCGGCTGATACCTGGGTTCCCATGCTTGACATGGTCAATTGCAAGGTCTTGTCTGTTCTTGAGAGTGAAATGATGGACGCCTATCTCCTCTCCGAGTCGAGCATGTTTGTCTTTCCCCACAAGATCATTCTCAAGACTTGCGGAACCActacccttcttctcggcctccaGCGAATGCTTCACATTGCTGCCAAGCACGGATTCCCATTCCACAATGCCAATTCGGCCGACGACATCCAAGCAGCCGCGACTCCATACCGAGTATTCTACAGTCGCAAAAACTTTCTCTTCCCCGAGAAGCAGCAGGGCCCCCACCGCAGCTGGAAGCAAGAGGTCAAGTATCTCGACGACATGTTCGACGGAGGTAGTGCCTATATGGTAGGCAAGATGAACGGCGACCACTGGTACCTGtacctcacctcacccaaCCAGCAAGCCCTCACCCCCCCTCGCACCCCCGGTGAGGTCGAAGGCACCAAGATCCCCGTCGGGACGTCCTTCAATGGACTGCCCAGCAGTTACCACGACGAGACGCTCGAAATCCTCATGACGGATCTCGATCCCGAAAACGCCAAGCAGTTCTATCTGTCGCACGCGAGTGCGGTCGCCAGCGACAAGATGGCTGCAGAGGCCAAGGATGCACGCAAGGAGGCCATTAACAGCCTTGGAGGGCTTGCCGAGACTGTTGACGAGGTTGATGTTTTCgccaacgacgacgacgacaccaTGCTCGACTCAATCGAGGCTCTGACCACTGAGGGTCACGCACTGGGAACTGTCGTCTCGGAGAGTTGCGGCCTCTCCAGCGTCTACCCAACCAGCAAGTATCCCGATGCGCGGGTCGACGCATACCTGTTCAGTCCCTGCGGCTTCTCTGCCAATGGCGTCGTCCCTCCTGAGGCTGGCAAGGGTGAGCATTACTTTACGGTTCACGTCACCCCGGAGCCTCAGTGTTCCTTTGCTTCATTCGAGACCAACGTCCCTGGTGGTCAGAGCGGACGCACCACGACTGAGATTATTGAGCATGTTgtcgacatcttcaagccCGGTCGTTTCAGCGTCACTCTTTTTGAAGCAAAGGGTGCTGCTCAGAACCCATACTGCatgggtgatgatgactcCAACAATTGGGCTGCTAAGCGTCTTGTTGATCCTGTCCGAGGATACAGACGCATTGATCGTATTGTTCACGATTTTGAGGACTACGATCTTGTCTTTCGCTTTTATGAACGTGAGGGATGGGCTGGAACCAAGAGCGCTCGTGTTGGAGAGCCAGTTAGTCCTACCAAGTAA
- the NOP10 gene encoding snoRNP complex protein: MHLMYTLDAQGNRLYTLKKVAQGQVTKSAHPARFSPDDKWSRQRVTLKRRFELLLTQQKDE, translated from the exons ATGCATCTCATGTACACCCTCGACGCCCAAGGCAACCGCCTGTACACCCTCAAGAAGGTCGCCCAAGGCCAAGTCACCAAGTCCGCCCACCCCGCGCGCTTCTCCCCCGACGACAAGTGGTCGCGCCAGCGCGTTACTCTCAAGCGACGATTTGAGCTTCTCTTGACTCAGCAGA AGGACGAATAA
- a CDS encoding hypothetical protein (EggNog:ENOG41~BUSCO:EOG092620U5), with protein sequence MSSDAAAHKPIHSLVLDTGPLIKNDPPANTLRAKAEQLYTLPCIISEIRDAATRARVETTLLPFITLRSPKPESVKVIRDFARRTGDLAVLSKPDIDVLALGYELECERNGGDWRLRKTPGQKGLNGKPNKPAEGDKTETETETEKVEETLEKAVDNLTIEDPVEQATVGESSQSTEVKDIVAETVAEPEAKDESTEVTATNAIEETAAEPEAKDESTEVTATNAIEETAATTATAQAGEKADETIEAVEEASDGDASDDEGGWITPSNLKKHQAADTGATPSAPVQKTLQAAVLTSDYAMQNVALRMNLNLVAPSLARITHLKNWVLRCHGCFKITKEMNKQFCPSCGQPTLNRVSCSTDEHGNFKIHLKKNFQWNNRGNVYSVPKPVHGSANGRLPKNAGGKNGWGNNLILAEDQKEFTRAGEEQRRQRKKDIMDQDYLPDLLTGHRAGGGQKIRVGAGRNVNSKKKH encoded by the coding sequence atgtcttcaGACGCAGCGGCTCACAAGCCTATTCacagccttgtccttgatacAGGCCCTCTCATCAAGAACGACCCCCCCGCGAACACCCTCCGCGCGAAAGCCGAACAACTCTACACCCTCCCCTGCATTATTTCCGAAATTCGAGATGCCGCCACACGAGCACGAGTAGAGACGACTCTTCTACCCTTCATCACCCTGCGATCGCCCAAGCCCGAAAGCGTAAAGGTCATTCGAGACTTTGCGAGGAGAACAGGAGATTTGGCGGTTCTGAGCAAGCCTGATATTGACGTCTTGGCGCTGGGGTATGAGTTGGAATGTGAGCGAAATGGGGGTGATTGGAGATTGAGAAAGACGCCTGGTCAGAAGGGTTTGAATGGAAAGCCAAACAAGCCTGCTGAGGGTGAcaagactgagactgagactgagacggagaaggtcgaggagaCTCTGGAGAAGGCTGTTGACAATCTGACCATCGAGGACCCTGTTGAGCAGGCTACGGTCGGAGAGTCTAGTCAGTCTACAGAGGTAAAGGACATTGTCGCAGAGACCGTCGCTGAGCCAGAGGCCAAGGATGAGTCCACAGAGGTCACCGCAACAAACGCGATTGAAGAGACCGCCGCTGAGCCAGAGGCCAAGGATGAGTCCACAGAGGTCACCGCAACAAACGCGATTGAAGAGACCGCCGCTACGACCGCGACTGCACAGGCTGGCGAAAAGGCAGACGAAACAATCGAGGCCGTTGAAGAGGCATCCGACGGCGACGCCTCCGACGATGAAGGCGGCTGGATCACACCCTCAAACCTCAAGAAGCACCAAGCAGCAGACACCGGAGCGACACCCTCAGCGCCCGTGCAAAAGACCCTCCAAGCCGCAGTCCTCACATCCGACTACGCGATGCAGAACGTCGCTCTCCGAATGAACCTCAACCTCGTCGCACCATCCCTCGCACGAATCACACATCTCAAGAACTGGGTTCTACGCTGCCACGGCTGCTTCAAGATCACAAAGGAAATGAACAAACAGTTCTGCCCCTCGTGCGGTCAACCTACCCTCAACAGAGTGAGCTGCTCGACCGATGAGCACGGCAACTTCAAGATCCAtctcaagaagaactttCAGTGGAATAATCGCGGCAATGTCTACAGTGTTCCCAAGCCTGTTCACGGATCTGCAAACGGTCGTCTTCCCAAGAACGCGGGTGGAAAGAATGGATGGGGAAATAATCTCATTCTGGCGGAGGATCAGAAGGAGTTTACGCGGGCGGGAGAGGAGCAGAGACgtcagaggaagaaggacaTCATGGACCAGGATTATTTGCCTGATTTATTAACGGGGCATCGAGCAGGAGGCGGTCAAAAGATTCGTGTGGGAGCGGGACGAAATGTaaactcgaagaagaagcactaG